Proteins encoded within one genomic window of Haloferax volcanii DS2:
- a CDS encoding hydantoinase/oxoprolinase family protein: MTQQINRIAIDIGGTFTDLAAVDGGTLELEKTSTTPANFADGVLTAVEKSALDPASLDQFVHGTTVVINAITERAGQETALLTTTGFRDVLDITRANRPDMFNYQYEKPEPFVPRRHRWEVDGRVDQAGSILTPLDEDGVREAAREMRAKGLDTIAVCYVHGYENPEHEQRTRELIEEEYPEAYVTLSHELTKEYREYERTNTTVLNSYVRPIADAYLDNLETQLDDRDLTGSKYAMKSNAGTASFAQARRTPVEMVESGPVGGVYGAAHVGEQIGTPDVISFDMGGTTAKASLVQDGNVTIDTDYWLESSPRDEGYPLKVPVVDIVEIGTGGGSIAWTDPGGSINVGPKSSGADPGPACYGRGGTKPTVTDANLLTGRLNSDYFLGGEMDLNVDAARDAVEPLADKFGTTVEEAAHGVLRVVNSSMSNALKQVSIRRGHDPRDFAMVASGGAGPLHAATLGRELGVDETIIPRAPGQFSAWGMLMTDVRKDFARTHVTSFEVSAIEEVTAAFADLEEDAYAAYEPEAEVDRGDVELERTVDLRYAGQEHTVNVPLTGDAVTPDAVCGTIKRFHKRHDQTYGFRLDDDVEVVNFRLTASVPMPKPEVTTVERNGCPEDAVKETRTVDFGTEGVHNTRVYERDAIPTTTPVTGPAVIEEPACTTLVHPDQAFDVDELGNIHIQ, encoded by the coding sequence ATGACACAACAGATCAACCGCATCGCCATCGACATCGGCGGCACGTTCACCGACCTCGCCGCCGTCGATGGCGGCACGCTCGAACTCGAAAAGACTTCAACTACACCGGCGAATTTCGCTGACGGCGTCCTGACCGCCGTCGAGAAGAGCGCCCTCGACCCAGCGTCTCTCGACCAGTTCGTCCACGGGACGACCGTCGTTATCAACGCGATCACCGAGCGAGCCGGTCAGGAAACGGCGCTGCTGACGACTACCGGCTTCCGCGACGTGCTCGACATCACGCGGGCGAACCGTCCGGACATGTTCAACTACCAGTACGAGAAGCCTGAGCCGTTCGTCCCCCGGCGACACCGCTGGGAAGTCGACGGACGCGTCGACCAAGCCGGGTCCATCCTCACACCGCTTGACGAAGATGGTGTCCGAGAGGCCGCTAGGGAGATGCGGGCGAAGGGACTCGACACGATTGCTGTTTGCTACGTCCATGGCTACGAGAATCCGGAGCACGAGCAGCGCACCCGCGAACTCATCGAGGAGGAGTACCCAGAGGCATATGTCACGCTCTCTCATGAGTTGACGAAGGAATACCGTGAGTACGAGCGGACGAACACAACGGTCCTCAACTCCTACGTCCGCCCAATCGCCGATGCGTACCTCGACAATCTCGAAACCCAACTTGACGACCGGGACCTTACCGGGAGTAAGTACGCGATGAAGTCGAATGCGGGCACGGCGAGTTTCGCGCAGGCGCGTCGCACGCCGGTGGAGATGGTGGAGAGTGGCCCCGTGGGAGGCGTCTACGGCGCTGCCCACGTTGGCGAGCAGATCGGCACGCCGGATGTCATCAGCTTCGACATGGGCGGCACCACCGCAAAAGCCTCGCTCGTCCAAGACGGGAACGTCACCATCGACACAGACTACTGGCTAGAATCGTCGCCCCGCGACGAGGGGTACCCGCTGAAAGTCCCAGTCGTCGACATCGTCGAGATTGGGACCGGCGGCGGGTCGATTGCGTGGACCGACCCCGGTGGCTCGATCAACGTCGGCCCGAAGAGCTCTGGCGCCGACCCCGGTCCGGCGTGCTACGGGCGCGGCGGTACGAAGCCGACCGTCACCGACGCGAACCTCTTGACCGGTCGCCTCAATTCCGACTACTTCCTCGGCGGCGAGATGGACCTCAACGTTGACGCGGCGCGGGACGCTGTCGAACCCCTTGCCGACAAGTTCGGCACGACCGTCGAGGAGGCCGCGCACGGCGTCCTCCGCGTCGTCAACTCCAGCATGTCGAACGCGCTGAAGCAGGTGAGCATCCGCCGTGGACACGACCCCCGCGACTTCGCGATGGTCGCGAGCGGAGGTGCCGGCCCGCTACACGCCGCGACTCTCGGTCGCGAACTCGGCGTCGACGAGACGATCATCCCGCGTGCCCCCGGTCAATTCTCCGCGTGGGGTATGTTGATGACCGACGTCCGGAAGGACTTCGCGCGAACGCACGTCACGTCCTTCGAGGTCAGCGCTATCGAGGAGGTCACGGCAGCGTTCGCCGACCTCGAAGAGGACGCGTACGCGGCCTACGAGCCCGAAGCGGAGGTCGACCGCGGAGATGTCGAACTCGAACGGACCGTCGACCTCCGGTACGCTGGCCAAGAACACACCGTCAACGTGCCACTCACCGGCGACGCAGTTACACCGGACGCGGTCTGCGGGACAATCAAGCGCTTCCACAAGCGCCATGACCAGACGTATGGCTTCCGACTCGACGACGACGTGGAAGTCGTGAACTTCCGACTCACCGCAAGCGTCCCGATGCCGAAACCCGAGGTTACGACTGTCGAGCGCAATGGGTGCCCAGAGGATGCTGTCAAAGAGACGCGGACGGTCGACTTCGGCACGGAAGGCGTCCACAACACGCGCGTCTACGAGCGCGACGCAATCCCCACGACGACGCCGGTTACCGGCCCCGCGGTCATCGAAGAGCCGGCCTGCACCACGCTCGTCCACCCGGACCAGGCCTTCGACGTCGACGAACTCGGCAACATCCACATCCAATAA
- a CDS encoding hydantoinase B/oxoprolinase family protein yields the protein MTMKPQQESSTDPFTREVITNALQSAAEEMFLNLGRTAKSSVIYETLDYACGITDPDANVVAQANGVPGFLGTLKFCVEAATEKFGADGFEPGDVVVTNDYRGGTHLNDVAMVAPVFTDGDLVGFTASKAHWTDIGGKSPGSWSTDATSIFQEGIQYPVVKLYDGGELNEDVRDIVVANTRMPEITSGDMQAQKSSMDVGADRVVDVYDRYGVDTVKQAVEEYFDAGERLVREEIRDLPNGTYEASDTLDNDGITDDPVHVEVTVTITDDAIALDYTGSDPETQGPINAPYAASVSDIRSFFQAITLPDAETNEGFFRPLDITIPEGTVLNATKPAAIGTDWEGSAMASDLPWKALAPHLPDRLSAGHFFSVCATIVGGHDERRDEDFLVVEPQPGGWGGSPGRDGADVLVCAGDGDTLEMPVEVMETRFPLLFDEFALDTPQESGHGEFRGGTGLVQGYQLYNESGGFITAEFGRSEFPPWGVEGGHEGDGNYIVVERTDGSTERRSNLSNYDLDNGDIARLVTSSGGGWGDPTERDPESVRVDYLDDYITRETAQNVYGVILDENGTIDHDATAAERGEAQ from the coding sequence ATGACAATGAAACCCCAACAGGAGTCCTCGACCGACCCGTTCACGCGCGAGGTAATCACGAACGCCTTGCAGAGCGCGGCTGAAGAAATGTTCCTCAACCTCGGCCGGACCGCGAAATCGAGCGTAATCTACGAGACGCTCGACTACGCGTGCGGGATTACGGACCCCGACGCGAACGTCGTCGCACAGGCGAACGGCGTCCCCGGCTTCCTCGGCACGCTGAAGTTCTGCGTCGAGGCCGCAACCGAGAAGTTCGGTGCGGACGGCTTCGAACCCGGTGATGTCGTCGTGACGAACGATTATCGCGGCGGCACACACCTGAACGACGTCGCGATGGTCGCGCCCGTCTTCACCGACGGTGACCTCGTCGGATTCACCGCATCGAAGGCGCATTGGACGGATATCGGTGGGAAGTCTCCAGGTTCGTGGTCGACGGACGCGACGAGCATCTTCCAGGAAGGTATCCAGTATCCCGTCGTCAAGCTCTACGATGGCGGCGAACTGAACGAGGACGTCCGCGACATCGTCGTCGCGAACACGCGGATGCCTGAGATTACAAGCGGCGACATGCAAGCGCAGAAATCCTCCATGGACGTCGGTGCCGACCGCGTCGTCGACGTGTACGACCGCTACGGCGTCGACACCGTCAAACAGGCGGTAGAGGAGTACTTTGACGCCGGCGAACGCCTCGTTCGCGAAGAGATACGTGACCTCCCGAACGGCACGTACGAGGCGTCCGACACGCTCGACAACGATGGCATCACCGACGACCCCGTCCACGTTGAGGTTACCGTCACGATTACCGACGACGCGATCGCACTCGACTACACGGGGAGCGACCCGGAAACGCAGGGACCGATCAACGCCCCGTACGCCGCATCTGTCTCCGATATCCGGTCGTTCTTCCAGGCAATCACGCTTCCGGACGCGGAGACGAACGAGGGGTTCTTCCGCCCGCTCGACATCACAATCCCGGAAGGCACCGTCCTAAACGCGACCAAGCCGGCCGCAATCGGTACCGACTGGGAGGGTTCCGCGATGGCGTCCGATCTCCCGTGGAAGGCGCTCGCCCCCCACCTCCCCGACCGGCTGTCCGCCGGGCACTTCTTCAGCGTCTGTGCAACCATCGTTGGCGGGCACGACGAGCGCCGCGACGAGGACTTCCTCGTCGTTGAACCCCAACCCGGCGGCTGGGGCGGTAGTCCCGGCCGCGATGGTGCAGATGTACTTGTCTGCGCCGGCGACGGCGACACGCTCGAAATGCCCGTCGAAGTCATGGAAACTCGCTTCCCCCTCCTCTTCGACGAGTTTGCACTCGATACCCCACAGGAGTCCGGGCACGGCGAGTTCCGTGGCGGCACCGGGCTCGTCCAAGGCTACCAACTGTACAACGAGTCCGGCGGCTTTATCACCGCCGAGTTCGGGCGCTCTGAGTTCCCGCCGTGGGGCGTCGAAGGCGGTCACGAGGGCGACGGGAATTACATCGTGGTTGAGCGGACCGACGGGTCGACTGAACGCCGCAGCAATCTCTCGAACTACGACCTCGATAACGGAGATATTGCGCGCCTCGTCACAAGTTCCGGCGGCGGCTGGGGTGACCCGACAGAGCGCGACCCCGAGAGCGTCCGCGTCGACTACCTTGACGACTACATCACGCGAGAGACCGCCCAGAACGTCTACGGTGTTATCCTTGACGAAAACGGAACGATAGACCACGACGCGACCGCGGCCGAACGGGGTGAGGCGCAGTGA
- a CDS encoding cupin domain-containing protein — MSDVKLTELADVWAKSTDAPLTLHEIDDPVSQTGSYVIRPGERVPEEGWTSHEGDEISIILDGEVELVTPDGEYSVSSGMVSVIPAGVKHYSVNDTDKPVRLVYTAVGGL, encoded by the coding sequence GTGAGCGACGTCAAACTCACGGAGTTAGCGGACGTCTGGGCGAAGAGCACGGATGCGCCGCTCACACTCCACGAGATCGACGATCCGGTCTCACAGACGGGTTCGTACGTCATTCGTCCCGGAGAGCGCGTCCCCGAAGAGGGATGGACATCCCACGAGGGCGATGAGATCTCGATCATTCTCGACGGAGAAGTAGAACTCGTCACGCCCGACGGCGAGTACAGTGTCAGTTCTGGAATGGTCTCTGTCATTCCAGCCGGCGTGAAACACTACAGCGTGAACGACACTGACAAGCCGGTGCGGCTCGTCTACACCGCAGTCGGTGGCCTCTGA
- a CDS encoding Lrp/AsnC family transcriptional regulator, whose translation MTNERSAATEWLENDTIQSLLKEHLDETDYRIYKALNEDGRMSDTELGERVGLSRTAAHRRRKKLEEEGIIDVLGVLVLQEADFAYADVFVKLSSEATVDELDEFLETVKGDEFIYEIEEYMGTYDLLLRVWHATLGDIQSYLRTQLQCHDLVAKYEAMPVTKTHKAWHKPITN comes from the coding sequence ATGACTAACGAGCGATCGGCCGCGACCGAGTGGTTGGAGAATGACACCATTCAGTCGCTCCTGAAGGAGCATCTCGACGAGACGGATTACCGGATATACAAGGCTCTCAACGAGGACGGGCGAATGTCGGATACAGAACTCGGAGAGCGCGTCGGACTGTCGCGGACGGCGGCGCACCGCCGTCGGAAGAAGCTCGAAGAGGAAGGGATCATTGACGTGCTTGGCGTCCTTGTTTTGCAGGAGGCCGATTTCGCGTACGCTGACGTGTTCGTGAAACTCAGCTCAGAGGCGACGGTCGACGAGCTCGACGAGTTCCTCGAGACGGTGAAGGGCGACGAATTTATCTACGAGATCGAGGAGTACATGGGGACATACGACCTGCTGTTGCGCGTCTGGCACGCGACGCTCGGGGACATCCAGAGCTATCTTCGCACGCAGTTGCAGTGCCACGACCTTGTGGCGAAGTACGAGGCGATGCCGGTGACGAAAACGCACAAGGCCTGGCACAAACCGATCACGAACTAG